The following proteins are encoded in a genomic region of Actinomadura sp. NAK00032:
- a CDS encoding RNA polymerase sigma factor has protein sequence MAHKDGTDELVVRARGGDGDAWARLVELHSALLWSIARSHGLNDADAGDVVQTTWLRLVERIDGLRDPAATGCWLATTARNESLRLVRRRSRDVPLVPAPRRPEPGPERVVADRDRLGRVGTALDTLPRRCRTLLRLFALAPSHAELAAALGIPVGSVAPTRARCLDALRRLVP, from the coding sequence GTGGCCCATAAGGACGGAACGGACGAGCTGGTGGTCCGGGCGCGCGGCGGCGACGGTGACGCGTGGGCCCGGCTGGTCGAGTTGCACAGCGCGCTGCTGTGGTCGATCGCCCGCTCGCACGGGTTGAACGACGCCGACGCGGGCGACGTGGTGCAGACGACGTGGCTGCGGCTGGTGGAGCGGATCGACGGGTTGCGGGACCCGGCGGCCACCGGCTGCTGGCTGGCCACCACGGCGCGGAACGAGAGCCTGCGGCTGGTGCGGCGCAGGAGCCGCGACGTGCCGCTGGTGCCGGCGCCCCGGCGGCCGGAGCCGGGCCCCGAGCGGGTCGTCGCCGACCGCGACCGGCTCGGCCGGGTCGGCACCGCGCTCGACACGCTGCCGCGCCGCTGCCGGACGCTGCTGCGGCTGTTCGCGCTGGCGCCGAGCCACGCGGAGCTGGCCGCCGCGCTCGGCATCCCGGTCGGCAGTGTGGCGCCGACCCGGGCGCGCTGCCTGGACGCGCTGCGGAGGCTCGTCCCGTGA